One Deinococcus sp. LM3 genomic region harbors:
- a CDS encoding NAD-dependent epimerase/dehydratase family protein, with product MNILVTGATGFLGGVTARELARAGHAVTGLGRDGARGAALEADGVRFVAADLRGADWDTLLDGVDGVVHAAARSTLWGHAADFHADNVTPSAALARACARRGVRLVHVSTPSVYNATGVTDQVREDTLVGPRFDSLYARSKWQAEQAVRAALPDATVLRPRGIYGVGDTSIVPRLAAALRAGRLPRLTGSEVWTDLTDVRNVTHAITLALARPAPGVFNITDGQAIPLWATLDRLADTLGVPRPTRRVPARLLEGLAAALELGARLHPAQPEPPLTASGVRLLTRPMTLDLTRARERLGYAPVVTPEQGFADVFAGLRGGTA from the coding sequence ATGAACATTCTGGTGACGGGCGCGACCGGGTTCCTGGGTGGGGTGACGGCCCGTGAACTCGCGCGGGCCGGGCACGCCGTGACGGGCCTGGGCCGGGACGGGGCGCGGGGCGCGGCGCTGGAGGCGGACGGTGTGCGTTTCGTGGCGGCCGACCTGCGCGGCGCGGACTGGGACACCCTGCTGGACGGTGTGGATGGCGTGGTGCACGCGGCGGCCCGCTCGACCCTGTGGGGGCACGCGGCGGACTTCCACGCGGACAACGTGACCCCCAGCGCCGCGCTGGCCCGGGCGTGCGCGCGGCGCGGCGTGCGGCTGGTGCATGTCAGCACGCCCAGCGTGTACAACGCCACCGGAGTGACCGATCAGGTGCGCGAGGACACCCTGGTCGGCCCGCGCTTCGACAGCCTGTACGCCCGCAGCAAGTGGCAGGCCGAACAGGCGGTGCGGGCGGCGCTGCCCGACGCGACGGTGCTGCGCCCACGCGGCATTTATGGCGTGGGGGACACCAGCATCGTGCCCCGGCTGGCGGCGGCGCTGCGCGCGGGCCGCCTGCCCCGCCTGACGGGCAGCGAGGTCTGGACGGACCTGACCGACGTGCGCAACGTCACGCACGCGATCACGCTGGCACTGGCCCGCCCCGCGCCCGGCGTGTTCAACATCACCGACGGGCAGGCCATCCCGCTGTGGGCGACGCTGGACCGGCTGGCCGACACGCTGGGCGTCCCCAGACCGACGCGGCGCGTGCCCGCGCGGCTGCTGGAGGGGCTCGCGGCGGCGCTGGAACTCGGCGCGCGCCTGCACCCCGCGCAGCCCGAGCCGCCCTTGACCGCCAGCGGTGTGCGCCTGCTGACGCGGCCCATGACGCTGGACCTGACCCGCGCCCGCGAGCGGCTGGGCTACGCGCCGGTCGTCACGCCAGAGCAGGGCTTCGCGGACGTGTTCGCCGGACTGCGCGGAGGGACGGCGTGA
- a CDS encoding MBL fold metallo-hydrolase, with amino-acid sequence MSVRVIPLRAGSCLNLAAITERGAPWRVQAYPAGFTLILHPTRGPVLFDTGYGADVVTAMRRWPGVIYGLITPVQFGPHDSAREQLRVLGFPPEEVQHVIVSHLHADHVGGLRDFPHATFHLDRRAWEPLRALRGVRAVRRAYLPELLPDDFEDRCAWLDFGGAGDDLHPFPEVADVFGDGLLRAVPLPGHAPGMVGLLAQEDAGLTVLAADAAWSVRAGREERPVHPLARVAFHDPALEATSGAALRAFLHANPGARLHVSHDAPEGWT; translated from the coding sequence GTGAGCGTCCGGGTCATTCCCCTGCGGGCCGGATCGTGCCTGAACCTCGCGGCGATCACCGAGCGCGGCGCCCCGTGGCGGGTGCAGGCGTACCCGGCGGGCTTCACGCTGATCCTGCACCCCACGCGCGGCCCGGTGCTGTTCGACACCGGCTACGGCGCGGACGTCGTGACCGCCATGCGCCGCTGGCCGGGCGTGATCTACGGCCTGATCACCCCCGTGCAGTTCGGCCCGCACGACTCGGCGCGCGAGCAACTGCGCGTCCTGGGCTTCCCCCCGGAGGAGGTGCAGCACGTGATCGTCTCGCACCTGCACGCCGATCACGTGGGCGGGCTGCGCGACTTCCCGCACGCGACCTTTCACCTGGATCGCCGCGCCTGGGAGCCCCTGCGGGCGCTGCGGGGTGTGCGGGCGGTGCGGCGCGCGTACCTGCCGGAACTCCTTCCTGACGACTTCGAGGACCGCTGCGCGTGGCTGGACTTCGGAGGCGCCGGGGACGACCTGCACCCCTTCCCGGAGGTCGCCGACGTGTTCGGGGACGGCCTGCTGCGCGCCGTGCCACTTCCCGGTCACGCGCCGGGCATGGTGGGCCTCCTGGCTCAGGAGGACGCGGGCCTGACCGTCCTGGCCGCCGACGCCGCCTGGAGCGTCCGCGCGGGCCGCGAGGAACGCCCCGTGCACCCGCTGGCCCGCGTGGCGTTCCACGACCCCGCCCTGGAGGCCACCAGCGGCGCCGCCCTGCGCGCCTTCCTGCACGCCAATCCCGGTGCGCGGCTGCACGTCAGCCACGACGCGCCCGAGGGCTGGACTTGA